A DNA window from Litorivicinus lipolyticus contains the following coding sequences:
- a CDS encoding SCO family protein, which yields MPRTLMWLLAGVLALGMGVIGSQWLPDPKNARELRLTSMDGAPFDSAAALAGKPYVVTFGYTFCPDICPTTLAYLAQVLDAQQAATGQRTQSVFVSVDPARDTPERLTQYVAYFDPTTIALTGSEAELKAAAQTFSVYFAKVDAVNGEDYLVDHSAGLLVLDADHQLIGLIRDGDALDDALALLAKALP from the coding sequence ATGCCGCGGACGCTGATGTGGTTGTTGGCCGGCGTTCTGGCGCTCGGCATGGGCGTGATCGGCAGCCAGTGGTTACCGGATCCCAAAAATGCTCGCGAATTGCGCCTCACGTCGATGGATGGTGCGCCGTTTGATTCGGCCGCTGCGCTGGCCGGCAAGCCGTACGTGGTCACATTTGGTTATACTTTTTGCCCCGATATTTGTCCGACCACGCTGGCGTATCTGGCGCAGGTGCTGGACGCGCAGCAGGCCGCCACTGGGCAGCGCACCCAGTCGGTGTTCGTCAGCGTTGATCCGGCCCGCGACACCCCCGAACGGCTGACTCAGTACGTCGCTTATTTCGATCCGACGACAATTGCGTTGACCGGGTCCGAGGCCGAATTGAAGGCGGCCGCACAGACCTTTAGCGTGTATTTCGCCAAAGTGGATGCGGTGAATGGTGAGGATTATTTGGTCGATCATTCAGCAGGGCTGCTGGTGTTGGACGCGGATCATCAGTTGATTGGACTGATTCGCGATGGCGATGCACTTGACGATGCCCTGGCGCTGTTGGCCAAGGCATTGCCGTAA
- a CDS encoding NAD(P)-dependent oxidoreductase, with protein sequence MIPFLSTASDDEQAHWLEQLNNNTHGLTFAHPDQIDPSQPRVAVFTAPAASQLNQFPNLEWAQCTWAGVDQALSQTAVPIARLVDPGLTAIMAEAVLAWTLYLQRDMPHYQRAQRTRQWEPRPYRPPESISVAIFGAGQLGLAGAERLHQHGFDVTTLSASSAPIVPWTHITGTATPAQLARFDLIVNLIPASASTQRHYTTDFWSQCQPGLGFINFGRSAAVVDADLHQALNHGHIGHAVLDVFDHEPLDMADWKYGHEAVTVLPHISAQTPAPSAAKVIIETLRRYRLDGAVPAMVDRSRGY encoded by the coding sequence TTGATCCCCTTTCTATCGACCGCCAGTGACGACGAACAGGCGCACTGGCTCGAGCAGCTCAATAACAACACCCACGGCCTGACCTTCGCACACCCCGATCAGATCGACCCCAGCCAACCGCGCGTCGCCGTTTTCACTGCGCCTGCGGCGTCGCAGCTGAACCAATTTCCGAACCTTGAATGGGCCCAATGCACCTGGGCCGGGGTTGATCAGGCCCTGTCTCAAACAGCGGTGCCGATCGCACGCCTGGTGGACCCCGGTTTAACGGCGATTATGGCCGAGGCGGTATTGGCCTGGACGCTGTATTTACAGCGCGACATGCCGCACTACCAACGCGCCCAGCGCACGCGTCAATGGGAGCCGCGGCCGTATCGGCCGCCCGAGTCGATTTCAGTCGCCATCTTTGGCGCCGGTCAACTTGGCCTGGCCGGTGCCGAACGCCTGCACCAGCACGGCTTCGATGTCACCACACTGAGCGCATCTTCAGCGCCGATCGTGCCATGGACCCACATCACCGGCACCGCAACGCCAGCCCAGTTGGCGCGCTTTGACCTGATCGTTAACTTGATACCCGCGTCGGCGTCGACACAGCGCCACTACACCACTGATTTCTGGAGTCAGTGCCAACCGGGGCTGGGGTTCATTAACTTCGGGCGCAGCGCCGCTGTGGTTGACGCCGACCTGCACCAGGCGCTCAACCACGGGCACATCGGTCATGCGGTGTTGGACGTATTTGATCACGAACCATTGGACATGGCGGACTGGAAATACGGCCACGAAGCCGTCACGGTGCTGCCGCATATTAGCGCCCAAACCCCAGCCCCCAGCGCCGCGAAGGTGATCATCGAAACCCTAC
- a CDS encoding peroxiredoxin — protein MSQGSTLPVVTFHTRVRDESIGGDNPFRWEDVQSDALFGSESNPRRVVLFSLPGAFTPTCSTFQLPGFENNAQAFKDAGIDDIYCVSVNDTFVMNAWGRGQKLENVKVVPDGTGEFTDKMGMLVDKSNIGFGKRSWRYAAVIKNGVVEQWFEEPGKCDNHGEDPYGVSSPETVLEYLTK, from the coding sequence ATGAGCCAAGGCTCTACTTTGCCCGTTGTTACTTTTCACACCCGTGTGCGTGACGAATCCATCGGCGGCGACAACCCCTTCCGCTGGGAAGACGTCCAATCAGACGCCCTGTTCGGTAGCGAAAGCAACCCGCGCCGCGTTGTGCTGTTTAGCTTGCCCGGTGCGTTCACGCCCACATGCTCGACCTTCCAGCTGCCTGGTTTCGAAAACAACGCCCAAGCATTTAAAGATGCCGGCATTGATGACATCTACTGCGTCAGCGTCAACGACACCTTCGTGATGAACGCATGGGGCCGCGGCCAGAAACTCGAAAACGTCAAAGTTGTACCGGACGGAACCGGCGAGTTCACCGACAAAATGGGCATGTTGGTCGACAAGAGCAACATAGGCTTTGGCAAGCGCTCGTGGCGCTACGCGGCGGTCATCAAAAATGGTGTCGTCGAGCAGTGGTTCGAAGAACCCGGCAAGTGCGACAACCACGGCGAAGACCCCTACGGTGTGTCATCACCCGAAACCGTGTTGGAATACTTGACCAAGTAA
- a CDS encoding copper chaperone PCu(A)C has protein sequence MLTKFLATIATISALAANAGPLIATDVIARASVPGAANSAAFMTLTNHSDASLRLVAVETAVARRNELHTHLNDNGVMRMRQVDGISIAAGDSVVLKPGGLHVMLMGLNAPLVAGTAIDIVLIDEQGGRYPINAPVVDIRKMKHAKPGAKH, from the coding sequence ATGTTGACGAAATTTTTGGCGACGATCGCCACCATATCTGCCCTGGCTGCAAATGCCGGCCCATTGATCGCAACCGATGTGATCGCCCGCGCCAGCGTCCCCGGCGCCGCTAACTCGGCAGCCTTTATGACGTTGACTAACCATTCGGACGCGTCGCTGCGCCTGGTCGCGGTGGAAACTGCGGTGGCTCGACGCAACGAGCTTCACACCCATTTGAACGACAACGGCGTGATGCGCATGCGCCAGGTCGACGGCATATCGATCGCCGCGGGCGACTCTGTAGTGCTCAAACCCGGCGGTTTGCACGTAATGTTAATGGGGCTCAACGCGCCGCTAGTTGCCGGCACTGCCATCGATATTGTGCTGATTGACGAGCAGGGAGGTCGCTACCCGATTAACGCGCCAGTGGTTGATATTCGTAAAATGAAACATGCCAAACCCGGGGCGAAACACTGA
- a CDS encoding ester cyclase: MPHRSNRDALMDFSKAQYDYDPAALATVCERILAADVVVNLCHPLGTATGAAHYLNAVADLAAAMPDLERRDFIRVAGDTAEDGDWVGLAGYFTGVMVAPWLDIPPTGHQVAMRYHEFFRFEGGQVVEIQAIWDIPELMMQCAAWPMAPSLGRTWQAPGPATQDGLQSGPRDAARASSAAGLVSNMLSGLLDFAEGGAGAMGLERYWHPKMNWYGPAGIGTNRGIAGFRHWHQIPFLKAMPDRRGTGGKGALFADGDYVGITGWPNMQMTLSGDGWMGIAPANQPLTMRSLDFWRCEHGLIRENWVLVDLLDVYRQLGVDVFERMRELTPVPLNRGCLAG; the protein is encoded by the coding sequence ATGCCGCATCGGTCCAACCGAGACGCCTTGATGGACTTTTCCAAGGCTCAATATGATTACGATCCGGCGGCACTGGCGACTGTGTGTGAACGGATTTTGGCCGCGGACGTCGTGGTTAATCTGTGTCACCCGCTGGGCACCGCGACGGGCGCCGCACACTACCTGAACGCGGTGGCCGACTTGGCCGCTGCGATGCCGGACCTTGAACGTCGCGACTTTATTCGGGTCGCCGGTGACACCGCCGAGGATGGCGACTGGGTCGGATTGGCTGGGTATTTCACCGGCGTCATGGTCGCTCCCTGGCTCGACATACCGCCGACCGGTCACCAGGTGGCCATGCGGTACCACGAATTTTTCCGTTTTGAAGGCGGTCAAGTGGTCGAGATTCAGGCGATTTGGGACATCCCGGAGTTAATGATGCAGTGCGCCGCGTGGCCAATGGCGCCTAGCCTGGGTCGTACGTGGCAGGCGCCTGGACCTGCGACACAGGACGGGCTTCAGTCGGGCCCGCGCGATGCGGCGCGTGCGTCGTCCGCGGCCGGACTGGTGTCGAACATGCTGTCCGGGTTATTGGACTTTGCCGAGGGCGGTGCGGGCGCGATGGGGCTGGAGCGTTATTGGCACCCAAAAATGAATTGGTACGGTCCGGCTGGGATTGGCACCAATCGAGGCATTGCCGGGTTCCGACACTGGCATCAAATACCCTTCCTGAAAGCCATGCCCGATCGCCGTGGTACCGGAGGCAAAGGCGCTTTGTTTGCAGACGGGGACTACGTCGGTATTACCGGCTGGCCGAATATGCAGATGACCCTGAGTGGCGATGGCTGGATGGGCATTGCCCCGGCCAATCAGCCTTTGACCATGCGTAGCTTGGATTTTTGGCGCTGCGAGCACGGCTTGATTCGAGAAAACTGGGTGCTGGTGGACCTGTTGGACGTCTATCGTCAATTGGGCGTTGATGTGTTTGAACGCATGCGCGAGCTGACCCCCGTGCCGCTTAACCGGGGGTGCTTGGCGGGCTAG
- a CDS encoding GNAT family N-acetyltransferase gives MSLSIRDGLSADLRGIQAIYAREVLHGCASFEEIPPSIEDMRVRMDDIQAQGFPYLVAVVDGALAGFAYANRYRFRPAYRYTLENAIYVDPSHRRCGVGRALLGALIDGCTDARQLISVIGDSANEASIQLHQSLGFSHVGTLNSVGFKHGRWLDSVLMQRPLNGGDTHPP, from the coding sequence ATGTCGCTATCGATTCGCGACGGTTTATCCGCTGATTTGCGAGGCATCCAGGCTATTTACGCCCGCGAGGTGCTGCATGGCTGCGCCAGTTTCGAAGAAATCCCGCCGAGCATCGAAGACATGCGTGTGCGCATGGACGACATCCAAGCACAGGGCTTTCCGTACCTGGTCGCGGTTGTTGACGGCGCCCTCGCCGGCTTCGCCTACGCCAATCGTTACCGGTTCCGCCCGGCCTATCGCTATACCCTAGAAAATGCCATTTACGTCGACCCCAGCCATCGCCGATGCGGCGTCGGTCGCGCCCTGCTCGGCGCCTTGATTGATGGCTGCACTGACGCACGGCAACTGATCAGCGTCATTGGTGACAGTGCCAACGAAGCCAGCATTCAACTGCACCAGTCACTGGGATTCAGCCATGTCGGCACGCTCAACTCGGTCGGTTTCAAACACGGTCGCTGGCTGGACTCCGTATTGATGCAGCGGCCGCTTAACGGGGGCGATACGCATCCACCCTAG
- a CDS encoding invasion associated locus B family protein, which yields MIRNKLALLAVIAPLAMAAPEVNETRYKDWTQVCLSEGEVSRCEAIQVLNVTQDEQTRPLLRATLSRVPDGQFLEIALPLGMDLRAGLVIQIDEGEEQRFAYSTCVAQGCAAVLAVDEALLATLRAGNRARLGFRLFGTVETQVVELSLAGFTAASEGV from the coding sequence ATGATACGAAACAAACTCGCGCTATTGGCTGTGATTGCGCCGTTGGCGATGGCCGCGCCCGAGGTTAACGAAACCCGCTACAAAGACTGGACCCAGGTATGTTTGTCCGAAGGTGAAGTCAGCCGATGCGAAGCCATACAAGTGTTAAACGTAACTCAGGACGAGCAGACCCGTCCGTTATTGCGGGCAACACTGTCACGCGTACCCGATGGCCAGTTTTTAGAAATCGCGTTGCCGCTGGGTATGGATTTGCGCGCGGGCTTGGTGATTCAAATTGACGAAGGTGAGGAACAACGATTTGCCTACAGCACCTGTGTTGCACAGGGCTGTGCTGCGGTGTTGGCGGTCGACGAGGCCTTGTTAGCGACGCTGCGCGCGGGCAACCGTGCGCGACTTGGCTTTCGCTTATTTGGGACCGTTGAAACTCAGGTCGTCGAGCTGTCGTTGGCTGGATTTACCGCGGCCAGCGAAGGGGTCTGA